The Halalkalibacter krulwichiae genome has a segment encoding these proteins:
- a CDS encoding selenium metabolism-associated LysR family transcriptional regulator, giving the protein MNYEQLKTFVTVAEKKNFSESAKALYLSQPTITSHIKSLERQLNTSLFERTTKQVELTPAANILNKYAKEIIKLSESAEKEISKLLGEIHGYMCLASSLTIGEHILPQLLGEFKEHFPLVDMKVEITNTEKILGKIKNHVIDIGMIEAPIEDPDLILEPFMEDELVLITRSDFFPEEKVDITLEELVTLPFVLREKGSGTRAVMHQHLTKNGLKPDELNIVLELGSTESVKVAVEAGIGTSIISKSSIKKELQLKSLKAYPIRDLILSRFFYLVYHRDSVLKAPTEAFMNVVFNEVNQGVFQPVSS; this is encoded by the coding sequence GTGAATTATGAACAATTAAAGACTTTTGTTACAGTTGCAGAGAAAAAGAATTTCTCAGAATCGGCAAAGGCTCTTTATTTATCACAACCAACCATCACTTCCCATATAAAATCATTAGAAAGACAGTTAAATACTAGTCTATTTGAAAGAACTACAAAACAAGTAGAATTAACACCGGCAGCAAATATATTAAATAAGTATGCAAAAGAAATAATTAAACTTAGTGAATCAGCTGAAAAAGAAATTTCTAAATTATTAGGTGAAATACATGGGTACATGTGTTTAGCATCTAGTTTGACGATTGGAGAACATATTCTTCCACAGCTGTTGGGAGAATTTAAAGAACACTTTCCGTTAGTCGACATGAAAGTGGAAATAACAAATACAGAAAAAATTCTAGGGAAAATTAAGAATCATGTAATTGATATTGGGATGATTGAAGCACCTATTGAAGATCCCGATTTAATATTAGAACCTTTTATGGAAGACGAGTTGGTACTCATTACGAGGTCTGATTTTTTTCCAGAGGAAAAAGTCGATATTACGCTCGAAGAATTAGTTACTTTGCCGTTTGTTCTGAGAGAGAAAGGTTCTGGTACTAGAGCAGTAATGCATCAACATTTAACAAAAAATGGTCTTAAGCCTGATGAATTGAATATAGTACTTGAACTTGGTAGTACAGAGTCTGTAAAAGTTGCTGTTGAAGCCGGCATCGGTACTTCAATTATTTCTAAAAGTTCTATTAAAAAAGAACTTCAATTAAAATCTCTTAAAGCATATCCGATTAGAGATCTTATTTTATCTAGATTTTTTTATTTGGTCTATCACCGTGATTCGGTGTTAAAAGCACCTACAGAAGCATTTATGAATGTTGTTTTTAATGAGGTTAATCAAGGAGTCTTTCAGCCTGTATCGTCATAG
- a CDS encoding NADP-dependent isocitrate dehydrogenase yields MEQKRAITIAKGDGIGPEIMDATLKILEHAGARIEPEFIEIGEKVYLSGNSSGLTEEAWESLRRTKVFFKGPITTPQGGGYKSLNVTIRKTLGLFANVRPNISYAPFVETKHPDMNLVIIRENEEDLYAGIEHQQTPEVVQCLKLITRPGSEKIVRYAFDYARQNNRKKVTCFTKDNIMKLTDGLFHKVFKEVAEEYPDIETEHWTIDIGMAKIADSPQDFDVIVMPNLYGDIASDVAAQITGSVGLAGSANIGDQCAMFEAIHGSAPDIAGKGIANPSGLIHGAIMMLVHIGQPEIASRVHNAWLKTLEDGVHTGDIAKGKRSVGTMEFAEAVMERLGQLPVHYEPVEYKEVAKAEPFTLAPMVKDREKSDVVRELDGVDVFLFNNEDTPDEIGHKLEKLSGDLFSLAVITNRGVKVYPNGFPETFTTDHWRCRFQIREGQEANNADIVQLLHHIEEAGLNFIKIENLYRFNDERGYSLGQGQ; encoded by the coding sequence ATGGAACAAAAACGAGCCATTACAATTGCAAAAGGGGACGGGATTGGTCCAGAAATAATGGATGCGACGTTAAAGATTTTAGAGCATGCAGGAGCTAGGATTGAACCAGAATTTATTGAGATTGGCGAGAAAGTTTATTTATCAGGAAATAGCTCTGGGTTGACTGAAGAAGCTTGGGAATCACTAAGACGTACGAAAGTTTTCTTCAAAGGTCCGATTACAACTCCTCAAGGTGGAGGATATAAAAGCTTAAATGTAACAATTCGAAAGACGTTGGGGCTGTTTGCTAATGTTAGGCCAAATATTTCTTATGCCCCTTTTGTTGAAACGAAGCATCCAGATATGAATCTTGTCATCATTCGGGAAAATGAAGAAGACTTATATGCTGGGATTGAACATCAGCAAACACCAGAGGTCGTTCAATGTTTAAAATTAATCACAAGGCCTGGAAGCGAAAAAATTGTCCGGTATGCGTTTGACTATGCAAGGCAAAACAACCGAAAGAAAGTCACATGCTTTACAAAAGATAACATTATGAAATTGACAGACGGTCTGTTCCATAAAGTATTTAAAGAAGTGGCAGAGGAATATCCTGATATTGAAACAGAACATTGGACCATTGACATAGGAATGGCTAAGATAGCAGATTCTCCACAAGATTTTGATGTGATCGTGATGCCTAATTTATACGGGGATATTGCTTCTGATGTCGCTGCTCAAATTACAGGAAGTGTTGGTTTAGCCGGTTCTGCTAATATTGGTGATCAGTGTGCGATGTTTGAAGCGATCCATGGGAGTGCTCCAGATATTGCTGGAAAAGGGATTGCCAATCCTTCGGGGCTGATCCATGGAGCAATTATGATGCTCGTTCATATTGGACAACCTGAAATTGCATCACGCGTTCATAATGCATGGTTAAAGACGTTAGAGGATGGGGTGCATACAGGAGATATTGCTAAGGGGAAGCGCTCAGTTGGAACAATGGAATTTGCTGAAGCAGTTATGGAGCGACTTGGGCAACTTCCTGTTCATTATGAACCAGTTGAATACAAGGAAGTGGCAAAGGCAGAACCGTTTACCTTGGCTCCCATGGTAAAGGATCGTGAAAAGTCTGATGTTGTAAGGGAATTAGATGGTGTTGATGTTTTTCTATTTAATAATGAGGACACACCAGATGAAATTGGTCATAAGTTAGAAAAGCTATCTGGTGATTTATTTTCTTTAGCGGTTATTACAAATCGTGGAGTCAAAGTGTATCCGAACGGCTTTCCTGAAACGTTCACGACAGACCATTGGCGTTGTCGTTTTCAGATTCGGGAAGGACAAGAAGCAAACAATGCTGATATTGTTCAGCTATTGCATCACATTGAAGAGGCAGGGCTTAATTTTATAAAGATTGAAAATCTTTACCGCTTTAACGATGAACGAGGTTATTCACTTGGTCAAGGACAATAA
- a CDS encoding MarR family winged helix-turn-helix transcriptional regulator, translating to MGLDKVKFAKGYEVYALIRSLNFEIEADIRHQLEEHDITFPGFRILWILSFHSIMTMTDLAYLAQANISNVFRQLDKLKEGGLVKIVSGIDARKKEVHLTKKGRLIVQTFIDKHSASSDLRIVELVEKIPKEDLNTFIEVASYMNKALVGEPYYEFVKKSTTDIARS from the coding sequence ATGGGATTAGATAAAGTTAAATTTGCTAAGGGATATGAAGTGTATGCTTTGATTAGAAGTTTGAATTTTGAGATTGAAGCGGATATAAGGCACCAATTAGAAGAGCATGATATAACGTTTCCGGGATTTCGTATTTTGTGGATTTTATCTTTTCATTCGATTATGACGATGACCGATTTGGCGTATTTAGCTCAGGCAAATATTTCAAATGTGTTCCGCCAATTAGATAAATTAAAAGAAGGAGGCTTGGTAAAGATCGTGAGTGGAATCGATGCTAGGAAGAAAGAAGTGCATTTAACAAAAAAAGGTCGGCTGATTGTTCAAACATTTATTGATAAACATAGTGCAAGTTCTGATCTGAGAATTGTTGAGTTAGTTGAAAAAATACCGAAAGAAGATTTAAATACGTTTATTGAAGTAGCTTCTTACATGAATAAAGCGTTGGTTGGCGAACCGTATTATGAATTTGTAAAGAAGTCTACAACGGATATAGCGCGCAGTTAA
- a CDS encoding DUF6407 family protein, which produces MTTHLQAFVVDAKRQIKGFDEQNVECIREIVRKSMAFYQMKSYEEVEETQFGRVHSLHLHSMMEENVLAKVVKLAMNQEEGLSLEELYNSHISRHY; this is translated from the coding sequence ATGACAACTCATTTACAAGCTTTTGTAGTTGATGCAAAACGTCAAATAAAGGGCTTTGATGAACAAAATGTAGAGTGCATAAGAGAAATTGTTAGAAAGTCGATGGCCTTTTATCAGATGAAATCGTATGAAGAAGTTGAAGAAACTCAGTTTGGACGTGTTCATTCGTTGCATTTACATTCAATGATGGAAGAGAATGTATTGGCAAAAGTGGTTAAGCTTGCAATGAACCAAGAAGAAGGCTTAAGTCTTGAGGAACTATATAACAGTCATATTAGCAGACATTATTAG